A window of the Bacteroidia bacterium genome harbors these coding sequences:
- a CDS encoding type II restriction endonuclease, whose amino-acid sequence MNLDIFNTANLFEAATHLFQQLKIQLNSNTAEPLPTRDILKHHYKDNATFNAIEKTYFLGIIDDSVFRATGLFDTNYSYKQAIEQGDENYNGLMLFALELNNHPTRTEISELTRAFNRISLKMPVALLLKYPPTSLLEGKPLPDGESFISIAISERFKYLQNWRQGEKAGKVIMLRDIHTQNTHAGHIRILKDLITPDNVRNYDQLHQHWLQVLDVSILNKKFFQELSNWYFAAMKEVSFPDDMEKNEEVRNATNLIRLITRVIFIWFIKEKQLVPASLFQKDFVASILKDFLKDKHAHNYYNAILQNLFFATLN is encoded by the coding sequence ATGAATCTGGACATATTCAATACAGCCAATCTTTTTGAAGCAGCCACCCATCTGTTTCAGCAGTTGAAAATCCAGCTCAACTCCAACACCGCTGAACCGCTGCCCACAAGAGATATTTTAAAACATCATTACAAAGACAACGCCACCTTTAATGCCATTGAAAAAACCTATTTCCTTGGCATTATTGACGATTCGGTTTTCAGAGCAACAGGATTGTTTGACACTAACTATTCCTACAAACAAGCTATTGAACAGGGCGACGAGAACTACAACGGCTTAATGCTATTTGCCTTAGAACTCAATAATCATCCCACCCGAACCGAAATCTCCGAACTGACCAGAGCCTTTAACCGCATCAGCCTAAAAATGCCCGTGGCGCTCCTCCTAAAGTACCCTCCAACATCCTTGTTGGAGGGTAAGCCCTTGCCCGATGGCGAATCCTTCATTTCCATAGCGATCAGCGAACGCTTTAAATACCTGCAAAACTGGCGCCAAGGCGAAAAAGCAGGCAAAGTGATTATGCTGCGCGACATACACACCCAAAACACCCACGCAGGACACATACGAATATTAAAAGACTTAATCACGCCTGATAACGTTCGCAATTATGACCAACTGCATCAGCATTGGCTGCAAGTACTGGATGTAAGCATCCTGAACAAAAAATTCTTTCAGGAACTGTCCAACTGGTATTTCGCAGCGATGAAGGAGGTTTCTTTTCCTGACGACATGGAAAAAAATGAGGAAGTCCGCAACGCTACCAACCTCATTCGCCTCATTACAAGGGTTATTTTCATTTGGTTTATCAAAGAAAAACAGTTGGTGCCTGCTTCGCTGTTCCAAAAAGATTTTGTAGCAAGCATTCTCAAAGACTTCCTCAAAGACAAACACGCCCACAACTACTACAACGCCATTTTGCAAAACCTGTTCTTCGCCACCCTGAACCA